From the genome of Hymenobacter cellulosilyticus, one region includes:
- a CDS encoding AAA family ATPase: MTEQDVRTLLAKLPPLREEIGKIIVGQQQVLDEVLVALLAGGHALLEGVPGLAKTLLVRTLASATDLPFRRIQFTPDLMPTDILGTEVLEEDHGTGHRSFKFNQGPIFASLVLADEINRTPPKTQAALLEAMQEGHVTYAGQEHALPKPFFLLATQNPIEQSGTYPLPEAQLDRFLLYIRIGYPTEQEELAVLSGTTGSARAEVKPVLGGEDIRQLQQLVRQVSLSPELLDFVNRLVRATRPATSTVKFIQEYGRWGAGPRAGQALILCAKARALLQGRFAATLDDIRTLAPPVLRHRVLLNFNAEAENLTPTMPWPSY, encoded by the coding sequence GTGACCGAACAAGACGTACGAACCCTACTGGCCAAGCTGCCGCCGCTGCGCGAGGAAATCGGCAAAATTATCGTGGGCCAGCAGCAGGTGCTGGATGAAGTGCTGGTGGCGCTGCTGGCCGGCGGCCACGCCCTGCTGGAAGGCGTACCGGGCCTGGCCAAAACCCTGCTGGTGCGCACCTTAGCCTCGGCCACCGATTTGCCCTTCCGCCGCATCCAGTTCACCCCGGATCTGATGCCGACCGATATTCTAGGCACCGAGGTGCTGGAAGAAGACCACGGCACGGGCCACCGCTCCTTTAAGTTCAACCAGGGACCCATCTTCGCCAGCCTCGTACTCGCCGACGAAATCAACCGGACCCCGCCCAAAACTCAGGCCGCTCTGCTCGAAGCCATGCAGGAAGGTCACGTGACCTACGCCGGCCAGGAACACGCCTTGCCCAAGCCATTTTTCCTGCTGGCGACGCAAAACCCCATCGAGCAAAGCGGCACCTACCCGCTGCCCGAAGCTCAGCTCGACCGGTTTTTGCTCTACATCCGCATCGGCTACCCCACCGAGCAGGAAGAGCTGGCCGTGCTCAGCGGCACCACCGGCTCGGCCCGGGCCGAAGTGAAGCCCGTGCTAGGCGGCGAGGACATCCGGCAGTTGCAGCAGCTGGTGCGCCAGGTGAGCCTCAGCCCCGAGCTGCTCGACTTCGTGAACCGCCTTGTGCGCGCCACCCGGCCGGCTACTTCCACGGTGAAGTTTATTCAGGAATACGGCCGTTGGGGCGCGGGCCCACGGGCCGGTCAAGCCCTGATTTTGTGCGCCAAGGCCCGGGCCCTGCTGCAGGGCCGCTTCGCCGCCACCCTGGACGATATCCGCACCCTGGCCCCGCCGGTGTTGCGCCACCGCGTACTGCTCAACTTCAACGCCGAAGCCGAAAACCTCACCCCGACGATGCCGTGGCCGAGCTATTGA
- a CDS encoding DUF4159 domain-containing protein, translating into MPVPFTFVRLQYRSGDWDGVDERMPANLLHSLIQYTTVPVNQKEKAVALDSPDIFNYPFCYLSGHRLVQFSAQEKKNFIQYVRNGGFVFVDDCNHDIDGLFARSFEEQMRQCFGAGALKKIAKNHPIYSQFFKFPEGPPPTSFELNGWGDDLVHDYLKGIEIDGKLRVLYSNKDYGCEWDYDFRNKRFLAEDNTKFGVNILLYALTA; encoded by the coding sequence ATGCCCGTTCCGTTTACCTTCGTGCGCCTTCAGTACCGCTCCGGCGACTGGGACGGCGTGGACGAAAGAATGCCTGCTAATCTGCTGCATTCTCTGATTCAGTACACCACAGTACCCGTCAATCAGAAGGAAAAAGCCGTGGCCCTGGACAGCCCCGACATCTTCAACTACCCCTTCTGCTACCTCTCGGGCCACCGGCTGGTGCAGTTTTCGGCCCAGGAGAAAAAGAACTTCATTCAGTACGTGCGCAACGGCGGCTTCGTGTTCGTCGATGATTGCAACCACGACATCGACGGGCTGTTTGCGCGCTCCTTCGAGGAGCAGATGCGGCAGTGCTTCGGGGCCGGGGCGTTGAAGAAGATTGCCAAGAACCACCCCATCTACTCGCAGTTTTTCAAGTTTCCAGAAGGCCCGCCGCCCACTTCCTTCGAACTCAACGGCTGGGGCGACGACCTGGTGCACGACTACCTCAAGGGCATCGAAATCGACGGGAAGCTGCGGGTGCTGTACTCCAACAAGGACTACGGCTGCGAGTGGGACTACGACTTCCGCAACAAGCGCTTCCTGGCCGAAGACAACACCAAGTTCGGGGTAAACATTCTGCTCTACGCCCTGACGGCGTAA
- a CDS encoding porin family protein encodes MKRIAALLFFSVLFWVPAHAQLGVKGGINAAVLQGTVGTNATYQTSYHAGIFYEMQVLDPVLSIQPELLYSLQGTERKSDLVNYRSKLHYLNLPVLAKVEIGPVYAEAGPQVGFLLKAREDGVMVISQDGNNGAVIASNDRSSWNDYKKFDLGFAVGAGVKLPLGFAVGARFNAGLNNINNLKSVQGVNDPELKNRVFQVYASFQLPDGD; translated from the coding sequence ATGAAACGAATTGCGGCTTTACTTTTTTTTAGCGTCTTATTCTGGGTTCCAGCCCACGCCCAGCTCGGCGTGAAAGGCGGCATCAACGCGGCCGTGCTCCAGGGCACCGTGGGCACCAATGCCACCTACCAGACTTCCTACCACGCCGGTATTTTCTACGAAATGCAGGTGCTGGATCCAGTTCTGTCCATTCAGCCCGAGCTGCTTTACTCCCTGCAGGGCACCGAGCGGAAGTCGGACTTGGTAAACTACCGCTCCAAGCTGCACTACCTCAACCTGCCGGTGCTGGCCAAGGTGGAAATCGGGCCGGTGTATGCCGAGGCGGGCCCGCAGGTGGGCTTTCTGCTCAAGGCCCGGGAAGATGGCGTGATGGTTATCAGCCAGGACGGCAACAACGGCGCCGTCATTGCCAGCAACGACCGTAGCTCCTGGAACGACTACAAGAAGTTTGACCTGGGCTTTGCCGTGGGTGCGGGCGTGAAGCTGCCCCTGGGCTTTGCCGTGGGGGCTCGTTTCAACGCCGGCCTCAACAACATCAACAACCTCAAGTCGGTGCAGGGCGTGAACGACCCGGAGCTCAAGAATCGGGTGTTTCAGGTGTACGCCAGCTTCCAGCTGCCCGACGGTGACTAA
- a CDS encoding outer membrane beta-barrel protein, with translation MTKNVLQLSLCALGFVTLPAAAQSGEGTKLGLKAGLSVATLDGAINATSKFRTDFVAGPVLRLAPTKQHFTLQLEALVSGQGADLERSNGTTEAYKIYYLNVPVLLRQYIGGMFYVNVGPQLGLLLGSSKGTYKSVEGGVVGGIGVETPSGFVVDLRLNYGLSDINNDEAERALRNRLGFGGLHNRVIQGSVGYLFGKK, from the coding sequence ATGACCAAGAACGTACTTCAATTAAGCCTATGCGCGCTGGGTTTTGTGACCCTGCCGGCCGCCGCCCAATCGGGGGAAGGCACCAAACTCGGCCTGAAAGCGGGCCTTTCGGTAGCTACCCTCGATGGAGCCATCAATGCCACCTCGAAATTCCGCACGGACTTCGTGGCCGGGCCCGTGTTGCGACTGGCCCCCACCAAGCAGCACTTCACCCTGCAGCTCGAAGCCCTCGTCAGCGGGCAGGGCGCCGACTTGGAGCGCTCCAACGGCACTACCGAGGCGTACAAAATCTATTATCTGAACGTGCCCGTGCTGTTGCGCCAGTACATCGGCGGCATGTTCTACGTGAACGTAGGACCACAATTGGGCTTGCTGCTGGGCTCCAGCAAAGGCACCTACAAATCAGTGGAAGGCGGCGTAGTAGGCGGCATCGGGGTCGAAACGCCGAGCGGGTTTGTAGTAGACCTGCGCCTGAACTATGGCTTGTCCGACATCAACAACGACGAAGCCGAGCGCGCCCTGCGGAACCGGCTAGGCTTTGGTGGCCTGCACAACCGGGTTATTCAGGGCTCGGTAGGCTATTTGTTTGGCAAGAAGTAA
- a CDS encoding TldD/PmbA family protein, which produces MAILSKDEAQTILKKVLGFSTANECEATLTGQIGGNVRSARNAISTAGAVENVQLIVESRFGKRSGVASCNEFDDATLRRCVQRAEEIAKLAPESPEYMPLLGPQQYLDGSKAFAQNTANITPDYRAQQTAASLQLCEKRKLSSAGFLTDSATFVAKRNSKGLEAYQAGTNLEYSVTVRTPDGTGSGYATADYNDISKFDAGRLTQIAADKASGSMNAKAIEPGKYTVILEPAALVANTDASLLQALMSAMDARSADEGRSFLSKKGGGNKKGEKLFDERVTIYSDPTSLDIPDRIFANDGRPQKKVTWIEKGVVKNLYTSRFWAQKAGIPDIPPPGGWIMEGGTQSVPDMIKGTAKGILVTRLWYIRPVDPQTLLYTGLTRDGTFYIENGKIKHPVKNFRFNESPIIMLNNLEAIGKPQRVGGNMVPPLKIRDFTFTSLSDAV; this is translated from the coding sequence ATGGCAATACTATCTAAAGACGAGGCTCAGACCATCCTGAAAAAGGTGCTGGGTTTTAGCACGGCCAATGAGTGCGAGGCCACGCTAACCGGGCAGATCGGCGGCAACGTCCGCTCGGCCCGCAACGCCATCAGCACTGCTGGCGCCGTCGAAAACGTGCAGCTTATCGTTGAGTCCCGGTTTGGCAAGCGCAGCGGCGTAGCCAGCTGCAACGAGTTTGACGACGCGACCCTGCGTCGCTGCGTGCAGCGGGCCGAGGAAATCGCCAAGCTGGCCCCCGAAAGCCCCGAGTACATGCCCCTGTTGGGCCCTCAGCAGTACCTCGACGGCTCCAAGGCCTTTGCCCAGAACACGGCCAACATCACGCCCGACTACCGTGCCCAGCAAACCGCGGCCAGCCTGCAACTCTGCGAGAAGCGCAAGCTTTCCTCGGCCGGCTTCCTGACCGACAGCGCCACCTTCGTGGCCAAGCGCAACAGCAAGGGACTGGAAGCCTACCAGGCTGGTACCAACCTGGAGTATTCCGTAACGGTGCGCACGCCCGACGGCACCGGCTCGGGCTACGCCACGGCCGACTACAACGACATCAGCAAGTTTGATGCGGGCCGTCTGACCCAGATTGCGGCCGACAAAGCTTCCGGCTCGATGAACGCCAAGGCCATTGAGCCCGGCAAGTATACCGTGATTCTGGAGCCCGCCGCCCTGGTAGCCAACACCGACGCCTCCCTGCTGCAGGCCCTGATGAGCGCCATGGACGCCCGCTCGGCCGACGAAGGCCGCAGCTTCCTGAGCAAGAAAGGCGGCGGCAACAAGAAAGGCGAAAAGCTGTTCGACGAGCGGGTAACCATCTACTCCGACCCGACCAGCCTCGACATTCCCGACCGGATATTCGCCAACGACGGCCGCCCGCAGAAGAAGGTGACCTGGATTGAGAAGGGCGTGGTGAAAAACCTGTACACTTCGCGCTTCTGGGCTCAGAAAGCCGGTATTCCCGACATTCCCCCGCCCGGCGGCTGGATTATGGAAGGCGGCACCCAGAGCGTGCCAGACATGATTAAGGGCACGGCCAAGGGCATTTTGGTAACCCGCCTGTGGTACATCCGCCCCGTCGATCCGCAGACCCTGCTCTACACCGGCCTGACCCGCGACGGAACTTTCTACATCGAGAACGGCAAAATCAAGCACCCGGTGAAAAACTTCCGCTTCAACGAAAGCCCCATCATCATGCTCAACAACCTGGAAGCCATTGGTAAACCCCAGCGCGTGGGCGGCAACATGGTGCCCCCGCTGAAGATTCGGGACTTCACCTTCACCAGCCTCTCCGACGCCGTGTAA
- a CDS encoding four helix bundle protein encodes MKADPAVPDNPIVRISFDFALQVLAYVQELEQVRRFVIAQQFLRSGTSIGANVREAQHAESRADFVHKCKVAAKEAAETEYWLLLCKHAPSYPEPPTTLFTTLLDIQRLLSRIISSSKANGTSPT; translated from the coding sequence ATGAAGGCAGATCCGGCAGTGCCCGACAACCCTATCGTCCGCATCTCCTTTGACTTCGCCCTACAGGTACTGGCCTATGTTCAGGAGTTGGAGCAGGTCAGGCGCTTCGTTATTGCGCAACAGTTCTTACGCAGTGGTACTTCTATCGGAGCCAACGTGCGCGAAGCTCAGCACGCCGAAAGCCGGGCTGACTTTGTGCACAAGTGCAAGGTGGCAGCCAAGGAAGCAGCCGAAACGGAGTACTGGCTACTGCTTTGCAAGCACGCTCCCTCCTATCCCGAACCGCCGACTACTTTGTTTACTACACTGTTAGATATTCAACGCCTACTGTCGCGAATCATCAGCAGCAGCAAAGCCAACGGGACAAGTCCAACCTGA